Part of the Eleginops maclovinus isolate JMC-PN-2008 ecotype Puerto Natales chromosome 3, JC_Emac_rtc_rv5, whole genome shotgun sequence genome is shown below.
AAGGCTAAGGTATCTGGGCCGCTAACCGACTTACCAGCTCTCCAAACTTGTTCTCAGAGAGGGTGCTTCCTGCTCCCTCGTGTGCCAACACAAACTGAGCTTCTCTGTCAGCTTTGTCTCCCTCGAGGGAGTGATTAGCACCTGGTGTGTGGGTCTCCCAATACTGCTGATTGGGAGAGGGTGGAGCCACCTGTTAGGGATGTGCCTCCAACTACCCTGCCTCTCAGCCCCTTacaatgtgtatttgtttttccctCCCTGTGGTCAGCCTCCATGTGACACTCATGAGACGTGTTTCCCCTCAGACCCTCGATGATGTGCACTCTGCTCTATCAGTAGTGAACAGCCCTGCGTTGCACTGATAATGACGACAGCGGACGTGAGTGCATGTGTGCCTGAGCGTGTTTACGTGCATGCACTCATCGATGCAATGCAACAATGTGCAGGCATTGGCCTCAACTCCCCAGCCCTGCAGGCCTTCAGTTCCCAAGCATGTAACCCTGCACACTGGATGGAAATTGGGTTTTCACACCACCAAACATCCACATGCGTGTTGCAGAGCAGATTCAGTCTTTGCCTGATCCTCTGGAGAGGAGTGTGAGACGTGGCCTGCAGAGTTGTTTTTATCAGAGCGTCAAGAGGGAAGTGAGTGATGCAGAGAGATAGAGGTCTGAAGTGACAGCTGTGTGACGGACAGCACACGTGAAACATAAAACGTGAAAGACAGAGGATGCAACAGGCTGGGGAAACACAGAGCAGCACATCCATCTCCTCAGAATGAGTGAAACTCCCATAGAGCTTGAGGTAGGACCTTTGAGAAAGTACTAAAAACTGATATGTTGTTTTGAAGCTaatgtgagtgttttttaaGTTGCTGGAAACTGGAGCAGAGCCCTCCATGTTCCTGCCAGGgaaatgtcattattatttatatgatgtgtttttgataaGGTCTACAATGTGCTGAAATTGTTTTTCCAATGACTGTGTTGCCAACTGCACCTGATTGAAATCAGCTTTCTCTGGTAACTTTGGATCCTTGTAGGACATAAAACATGCTGCTGGCCAGTTCTaataattataaagcaatatttagaccatttatatttaagttatttacCCTGTGTGACCTCAAACTCTGGCCATGGAAGTGTTTTGTGGAGAGGTGCATGACAGAGGGCTTTACTGTGTCTTGTGGTTAGGGTTTATATGCCCCCCAAAAAAGTAATACAGGTGAGGTAGAAACCCACTGCTAGATTATccaaaaactacaataaaatgtgtatagATTATACATTGCTACTTTTTAATTTGTAGATTCTTGACATAGGTATTAACTTGAACTTATCACAGGTCAGGCTGCTATGGAAAATGGCACAAAGAAAGGCTAAAGACGAAGAGAAATAGGATCTAGTGATCTTAGCAGAATCATTCTTGTTCATACGATATATCACAcatgttaaaatgaatatactGTACACTATTTCCCCCAGAACATTTTGGAAGATCATGAAATAACTGAAATAGATGGTCATTTGTAAAATATCGTTCATCGCttgattatttttaaacttcGAATAACTTTCGTGTATACATTTCCTCGCTGTGTGACGAATAAAGGATGTATTTTCCTCGCCTCCAGCCTCAGCTATCGGTCCAGCCATCGTCACAGCCAGAACCTGACGGGGGGCTCCGACCTCCATCTTTGTTGCCACAACCCTTCCCCACCCAGGACCCCCCTCACAACACCCAGATCCAACAAACCCAGATCCAGATCCAGGAGTCTAACCCCGGGCACCAAGCAAAGCCTGTGTGGATAAACCATCGGAGGCTGCTTCTCTTTGGCCTCTCCTTATGTGCTGTTATTCTGGGATTCATCTTTAAGCATCATAATCCTCAAGATAGGAGGACAGACCAGGAAGGGAAAGGTAGGCttacaaagaaacacagcaaaATGATACAATAGGTTTTAAATTTAGACTTGGTTGTAACAGAAGGGCAACACGAGTGTTAAATAGCAAATTCTGTTCATGTCCAGGTTCTCaagtgcctctcctgggacatgtctccatgctttaatgttcagaaagctctttatgtttctcatactgcctgtgctgcagcacctctttccaccctctgtctgaaaccagagcccagtctgctctgattggatggcAGGCCGGCTCTGTTTcaattggtcaaccgcttagagatgtcccgtcccttcGCCTATCACTTAatatgtgttggagcgctagcagATAGAAACAATGGAGTCTAATCGAGGCGGGTcacatttgggattttagcctttgcagaccattgacatgcacagaaGCATAtataacagactacaggaaagggaaacctccaaaaagcataatagtaCCTCTTTAAATCTTGCCTCTTCTCTCCCTTCTTCCAGCAGTGACTCCCTGTTTCTCCCCAGCCTGTCAGTTGGCCTCGGCCCGTCTGTCCTTGTCTGCCGATCCCTTCACGCAGCCCTGCGATTACTTCCTGTCCACCTGTGGATCAGACAGACTGTCACCCGACAGCTGGGGCAGGCTACGAGGTCAGGGCATCCCCGGACACCCACAGAACCCGAAGGAAAAGACCGGGTGGaccaagaggagaggacagagtgCACAGAGGGATGACAGAGgactgagagaggaggaaactcTGGACAGAAAGACTGTGCTGCTGAAGTATCTCCGGGAGGTACTGGGTAGGAGTCTGCAGTTAAAACCTCCAGTACATTTCTCTATCAGAGAGTATTTCACATCAAGGTATGCTCTGAATCATGTTTCTCTTCATGTCTTTTTGTCAGAATCGAACCACAGTGCAGGAAGTACCGCCGTGCAGAAGACCAGAGGATTTTTCCGCTCCTGCCTGGACACCAGATCCATAGACACCGCTGGAGCCGAGCCCTTCCTCGCACTCATTCAGAAAGTGAGATAACTATATTTTCTTAAACTccaaaatgaatatttgttGATGAACCACGTGCCCAGTGTGACCTTTAATTTGGGGAAGGaaggtttgtttttcttgtatgAATGACCGCTGAATGAAGGATCAAAAGTCTTGATGGATCTGAATAAATATGTCACGCATTTAACTCTCATACAACTCATGCAGTTTAACCAAAGTCTCATTTATCCATTTGTATGTTCTCTTCTCCttattaatgttttaaatagtaATAATGCATGTTGGGGAGAAGGTAACATACAGCTGGAAGCCTACCTTTTAATTTTGACCCCCATTCACTTCAGCTCATCAAGAATTATATCCGTTTTTTTTATCCTTCGTTCCCTTTGAGGAACGCTTGAAAAACAAAGTTCTGTTTCAGACTTCGAGGCAAAAACGGATGAGTAATTGATTTACAAATGATCCTTTTAGGGGTTGAAATAAACGATTCAAATCTGAGCCTACATCCCACAATACAGGTTGTCAAatgcaatgtttgtttttcatctctctTCAAGGGAAGGATGACAAATATGTGTCTGTTAGCATCTCAGACAATACAAGACACTAATAAATGATGCATCCTATCAATAACATAGCAGGATTTTTTCCATGCGAGGGATTGGTTAGTTCATATCATGATTGTATGtcatctctatctctctgtgtctgcagctggGCGGCTGGGCGGTGTCAGGTCAGTGGAATCGGACCGATTTTAACTCCACCCTGAGCCGGCTCATGAGAGACTATGCCACCTTTCCCTTCTTCAACCTGTACGTGGGCAAAGACCCAAATGAAACGACCCTTGGATCGACCAAGAGATACATACAGGCCAGTATCCATCAGAGCAATGTGTCCTAGCATGCGGTAGGGAGCAAAGTAAAGTAGGATTCCTCTGACTTCTTTCACTCAAGCCTTCTCTCTTTCACAGATTGATCAGCCGGATCTGTTGATCCCCATCGAATGGAACAGCAAGACTCTGAAGTCTCAAGCTAAAACTCAGGTGGATGATTTATTTTATCCTTTTGAAAGCCTTTGAATTTTATCCtgaacaatatttatttaagaaatgttttttattgaattttcaTCCGTCCTTCATCATCCTCCTGTCTCTGTTCGTCCAGACGCTGCGTCCCTTCCTCGCATCCTGTCACAGGTACCTGGCTTTGCTGGGTGCCGTTCCCAACAGCAGCATGATTCACGTGGGAACcttcatctctctgtcctcGGAGCTGGCTGTGGCCGCTGCTCCGCTGCAGCACCGTCTGTCCACAGGACGGCTGTACCAGCGCATGACCATCCGAGAGCTGCAGGTACAACAGGAACCAGAACCACACACTGTGTCTGAAGGCTTTCAAAAGAATTTCTTTAAATTGTAGTTTAGTTTTGTCTGTCTTATTTCATTTGACTTTAGTTATAGATAGAGTTAGAGTGTGTTTGTTAGATTTAGTTTACTCCCAGTAGTTCAGAGAATTGGGAAACTTGAGTCCTCTTTAACCGGCGCACAACATTAGACCAGAGCTGGATAGTTTAGATTAGTGGCAATGACAAGGCTTAGAAACCACGTTCATGAGAATGGGATGTATGGAGTTTAAAGCAACATGTGTCTGCTTATTTCTGGTGTAGTTATAGTTTCAGTAAAAGACAATCACCTACCGCAACAAGAGATTTTCTTTACTAAATCTGCACACAGAGCAAGGCCCCTGCTATAGACTGGCTCTCCTGTCTGCAGGCAGCTTTCCATCCGTTGCTTCTCACCAAGGACGATCATGTGCTTCTGCACAATTCCCTCTACATCCAGCAAATGTCCCGCATCGTCAGCAAATGGCTGAACAGGCGTGAGCTGAGCACCATACTGTAAGTGACACAAAACATCCCACAGTCAAATATGCACGGACATTTCCGCCTCTGACTTTTGCCTCCATCAGCAGCACCGTTCACACCTTCATGGTCCTCAACCTGCTGCACACCCTGATGCCTGCGCTGGACTCCAGGTTTTCAGACACAGAGAATACCTTGGCCGTGGCTCTTGGTCACACTGAAGGGGtgagttaaaggggccctatcatgctcatGTTctggttcatatcagtattttgttcctctcctgggacatgtctccatgctttaatgttcagaaagctctttatgtttctcatactgcctgtgctgcagcacctcttttcaccctctgtctgaaaccagagtccagtctgctctgattggttagcttggcggctctgttgtgattggccggTCGCttagtgatgtcccgccccatagcctatcacgtaccatgtgttggagcgctagccaatttAGGTCTGATTGAGAAAGTTGTTCTGTTGAGTCACATCTTTTGGTTATCGTCACCAGGTGGCCCCTCGCTGGAAACGCTGTGTGTTAGAGACCGAGAGAGGATTTCCCTCCGTTCTCACACACCTCCTCAGTGAAAGGACAGCACACAGGGAGGTGAGGAGCATCACAGTTCTTTGGGACGAGTTACATCTTAAAGactgatttgtatttattgtgtgtgtattattgttcAACAGGCAGAAGAGATGATTCAAAATATCTTCTCCTCCTTCAAGTCCAAATTAAATGAACTCAATCGGACTGATGGGAAGTCTTTCCAGTCCGTCATGAAAAAGGTAAAAGGTGAAGCAGGAATTGTTATGTGCGTCTTGAAACTGAACTTTGTTGGTCTCAATAATGGCATCTCTTCCTCCAGGTTCAGTCCTTAATTCCAAGACTTTGGACTACAAATGAGAGCTACACTGAAGCTGTGATTGACCAGCTTTTTTCTGAGGTACATTACAGCTAAGGCGTACAACAGATATAAACCTCTTCCTTCGATGTCTTTCCTAGGTTAACCTCTTTTCCCAGTGAGCTTAACTCCAACTCaacattttttctcatttggATGTCAGAAACCAATCCAagtcaaacatattttgttgagttgtgtATTTCCACGATACCAAATTTCAATCAAATCAATGACGCGTTTCACTTGGACCCTGTCATTGCGTCGCATCCCCCCTTGTCAGAGTTGTATTTACTTTTGATCCAGTTTTAGGACAGAATTTGAGGATCAGTTATTAGATCTTGGAtcatttttaactatttattttaattatgtaaAGGAAAGATTGTAGTTATTGGACATCTGGATCTCAAGCTTTAGGAGGAACCAGCGAACATTAGCAGCAGCCTGGACACCCTCAGTGAAAGACCAAATTGAAATGTGAAACAGCTCGTTTTTTTTAGCCAATTCTTATCACCGAGtccatgagaaaaataaaacacaatgataaTCAGTTGTTATCCCCAGGTGACAGTAGACACACATGGCTTCTTTTCCAACTACGTCCAGCTACTGTCTTTGTGGCAAAAGAGACAAAGTCAACTCCTGGCAGAGCAGGCGGAGGCGCCTGATATGTGAGCGTTGAATTTATTCTTAAAATTGAGATTTGTTCTAAATGTTTGGAGCATTCATTTAATCTTTACTCACTTCTTCCAGTCTGTCCGTCACACCATTTCTCCTCGGTGATGAGCTCCTCTTCCCCATGGGAATGTTCGTCCCTCCTCTCTTCCATCCTAGCTATCCAAGGTAAGATACACTGGTCTTCAAAGAACCATGAAAGGGTTTTGatgtgagaaatgttttgagataaatgttttaattcctAACAGGGCAATGAATTATGGTGTAATGGGTTTCCTCATCGCCAAAGATATCCTCCACTTGATTCTGCCTGACAGTAAGagaatgttgtttttatgtttagtCTACAGTATATctctttaaagaggacatgtgttcatgatcaggtgtatatcagtatgtagtgtctctcctgggacatgtctccatgctttaatgttcaaaaagctctttatgtttctcatactgcctgtgctgcagcacctcttttcaccctctgtctgaaaccagagcccagtctgctctgattggttagctggctggctctgttgtgattggtcaacctcttagcgatgtcccaccccttagtcGATCACGTACAaagtgttggagagctagcaAATAGAAGCTCGAGTGctatatagtgatgtcactatgctacagaagtaaacaaaggagtccagtggaggcgttTATGGCagggggaggagtgtgtgggagagaaactccctatggatgggatttttgcctttgcagaccatttacatgcatcaaaacttatataacacactccAGTAAAAGGGAATACCCCAAAAAGCATCATAACAACAGTTTTCTCAGATAAAATAACTGTCTTCTTTACAATCCATTTACAGATGGTTTAATGCAGTAATCATATACATCTCTCTGCTGTGTTGCAGTTTACTCTCAGAGTGAGACGGTGCATGCTGTGGGGGATTGTGTGTGGGATCACTACCTCACTGTGACAGAAACAGCGGGTCGGGGTGGAGCGTTTCCTCTGTCAGCAGCgcagcagcaggaggtgtgGCTGCAGTACTCTGCACTGCAGATCGCACTGCAGGTGAGCAGCCatcttcgtgtgtgtgtgtgtgtgtgtgtgtgtgtgtgtgtgtgtgtgtgtgtgtgtgtgtgtgtgtgtgcgtaacAACATGGAGCTCAAACATCCACATTGTCTCCTCAGGCTTACCGTCTGAGTCTGGAGAACGATCCGGGGGACACCTCCATCTCAGGACTGTCACACACTCGTCTGTTTCTCACCTCTTTCTCTCAGGTACTGTGCTTCTATTATTAGGTTACACTCAGGGGCACAGGTGAAATATTGAGCTACcatacttgagtatttacacattatgctactttatcCCTTTACTCCACTATACTCTGTAGCCAAATATTGTGCTTTCCactccactacaatttagaATGAAGGACTTTTAACTGTAAATTAGTATATTTTTCACTGTGGGATTCCTTCTGTCATTGTGATTGGTCatctgcttagagatgtcccgccccttagcatatcacatGCAACATGttagagtgctagccaatagaattgTGAGAGTTACACCGTGATGTCGTTATGtttcagaagtaaacaaaagagtccaatggaggcgttccAGGGGGGAcgttttggattttagcctttgcagaccatttacatgcacagaaacctatataacacacttcaggaaagggaacccccacaaaaagcataatagggaccTCTTTAAATTAAAGATGGGAGTACTTCACCTCTGATTCAGCTGTCATCTCAACGACTGATTGAA
Proteins encoded:
- the kel gene encoding kell blood group glycoprotein isoform X3; protein product: MSETPIELEPQLSVQPSSQPEPDGGLRPPSLLPQPFPTQDPPHNTQIQQTQIQIQESNPGHQAKPVWINHRRLLLFGLSLCAVILGFIFKHHNPQDRRTDQEGKVTPCFSPACQLASARLSLSADPFTQPCDYFLSTCGSDRLSPDSWGRLRGQGIPGHPQNPKEKTGWTKRRGQSAQRDDRGLREEETLDRKTVLLKYLREVLESNHSAGSTAVQKTRGFFRSCLDTRSIDTAGAEPFLALIQKLGGWAVSGQWNRTDFNSTLSRLMRDYATFPFFNLYVGKDPNETTLGSTKRYIQIDQPDLLIPIEWNSKTLKSQAKTQTLRPFLASCHRYLALLGAVPNSSMIHVGTFISLSSELAVAAAPLQHRLSTGRLYQRMTIRELQSKAPAIDWLSCLQAAFHPLLLTKDDHVLLHNSLYIQQMSRIVSKWLNRRELSTILSTVHTFMVLNLLHTLMPALDSRFSDTENTLAVALGHTEGVAPRWKRCVLETERGFPSVLTHLLSERTAHREAEEMIQNIFSSFKSKLNELNRTDGKSFQSVMKKVQSLIPRLWTTNESYTEAVIDQLFSEVTVDTHGFFSNYVQLLSLWQKRQSQLLAEQAEAPDILSVTPFLLGDELLFPMGMFVPPLFHPSYPRAMNYGVMGFLIAKDILHLILPDIYSQSETVHAVGDCVWDHYLTVTETAGRGGAFPLSAAQQQEVWLQYSALQIALQAYRLSLENDPGDTSISGLSHTRLFLTSFSQVNCDSDPYRDFMPLQPSFLITVICAESDLCPAGLQCPNRTQKHSLRTC
- the kel gene encoding kell blood group glycoprotein isoform X7 yields the protein MSETPIELEPQLSVQPSSQPEPDGGLRPPSLLPQPFPTQDPPHNTQIQQTQIQIQESNPGHQAKPVWINHRRLLLFGLSLCAVILGFIFKHHNPQDRRTDQEGKAVTPCFSPACQLASARLSLSADPFTQPCDYFLSTCGSDRLSPDSWGRLRGQGIPGHPQNPKEKTGWTKRRGQSAQRDDRGLREEETLDRKTVLLKYLREVLESNHSAGSTAVQKTRGFFRSCLDTRSIDTAGAEPFLALIQKLGGWAVSGQWNRTDFNSTLSRLMRDYATFPFFNLYVGKDPNETTLGSTKRYIQIDQPDLLIPIEWNSKTLKSQAKTQTLRPFLASCHRYLALLGAVPNSSMIHVGTFISLSSELAVAAAPLQHRLSTGRLYQRMTIRELQSKAPAIDWLSCLQAAFHPLLLTKDDHVLLHNSLYIQQMSRIVSKWLNRRELSTILSTVHTFMVLNLLHTLMPALDSRFSDTENTLAVALGHTEGVAPRWKRCVLETERGFPSVLTHLLSERTAHREAEEMIQNIFSSFKSKLNELNRTDGKSFQSVMKKVQSLIPRLWTTNESYTEAVIDQLFSEVTVDTHGFFSNYVQLLSLWQKRQSQLLAEQAEAPDILSVTPFLLGDELLFPMGMFVPPLFHPSYPRAMNYGVMGFLIAKDILHLILPDIYSQSETVHAVGDCVWDHYLTVTETAGRGGAFPLSAAQQQEVWLQYSALQIALQAYRLSLENDPGDTSISGLSHTRLFLTSFSQK
- the kel gene encoding kell blood group glycoprotein isoform X5, with the protein product MSETPIELEPQLSVQPSSQPEPDGGLRPPSLLPQPFPTQDPPHNTQIQQTQIQIQESNPGHQAKPVWINHRRLLLFGLSLCAVILGFIFKHHNPQDRRTDQEGKAVTPCFSPACQLASARLSLSADPFTQPCDYFLSTCGSDRLSPDSWGRLRGQGIPGHPQNPKEKTGWTKRRGQSAQRDDRGLREEETLDRKTVLLKYLREVLESNHSAGSTAVQKTRGFFRSCLDTRSIDTAGAEPFLALIQKLGGWAVSGQWNRTDFNSTLSRLMRDYATFPFFNLYVGKDPNETTLGSTKRYIQIDQPDLLIPIEWNSKTLKSQAKTQTLRPFLASCHRYLALLGAVPNSSMIHVGTFISLSSELAVAAAPLQHRLSTGRLYQRMTIRELQAAFHPLLLTKDDHVLLHNSLYIQQMSRIVSKWLNRRELSTILSTVHTFMVLNLLHTLMPALDSRFSDTENTLAVALGHTEGVAPRWKRCVLETERGFPSVLTHLLSERTAHREAEEMIQNIFSSFKSKLNELNRTDGKSFQSVMKKVQSLIPRLWTTNESYTEAVIDQLFSEVTVDTHGFFSNYVQLLSLWQKRQSQLLAEQAEAPDILSVTPFLLGDELLFPMGMFVPPLFHPSYPRAMNYGVMGFLIAKDILHLILPDIYSQSETVHAVGDCVWDHYLTVTETAGRGGAFPLSAAQQQEVWLQYSALQIALQAYRLSLENDPGDTSISGLSHTRLFLTSFSQVNCDSDPYRDFMPLQPSFLITVICAESDLCPAGLQCPNRTQKHSLRTC
- the kel gene encoding kell blood group glycoprotein isoform X1; this encodes MSETPIELEPQLSVQPSSQPEPDGGLRPPSLLPQPFPTQDPPHNTQIQQTQIQIQESNPGHQAKPVWINHRRLLLFGLSLCAVILGFIFKHHNPQDRRTDQEGKAVTPCFSPACQLASARLSLSADPFTQPCDYFLSTCGSDRLSPDSWGRLRGQGIPGHPQNPKEKTGWTKRRGQSAQRDDRGLREEETLDRKTVLLKYLREVLESNHSAGSTAVQKTRGFFRSCLDTRSIDTAGAEPFLALIQKLGGWAVSGQWNRTDFNSTLSRLMRDYATFPFFNLYVGKDPNETTLGSTKRYIQIDQPDLLIPIEWNSKTLKSQAKTQTLRPFLASCHRYLALLGAVPNSSMIHVGTFISLSSELAVAAAPLQHRLSTGRLYQRMTIRELQSKAPAIDWLSCLQAAFHPLLLTKDDHVLLHNSLYIQQMSRIVSKWLNRRELSTILSTVHTFMVLNLLHTLMPALDSRFSDTENTLAVALGHTEGVAPRWKRCVLETERGFPSVLTHLLSERTAHREAEEMIQNIFSSFKSKLNELNRTDGKSFQSVMKKVQSLIPRLWTTNESYTEAVIDQLFSEVTVDTHGFFSNYVQLLSLWQKRQSQLLAEQAEAPDILSVTPFLLGDELLFPMGMFVPPLFHPSYPRAMNYGVMGFLIAKDILHLILPDIYSQSETVHAVGDCVWDHYLTVTETAGRGGAFPLSAAQQQEVWLQYSALQIALQAYRLSLENDPGDTSISGLSHTRLFLTSFSQVNCDSDPYRDFMPLQPSFLITVICAESDLCPAGLQCPNRTQKHSLRTC
- the kel gene encoding kell blood group glycoprotein isoform X2 yields the protein MSETPIELEPQLSVQPSSQPEPDGGLRPPSLLPQPFPTQDPPHNTQIQQTQIQIQESNPGHQAKPVWINHRRLLLFGLSLCAVILGFIFKHHNPQDRRTDQEGKAVTPCFSPACQLASARLSLSADPFTQPCDYFLSTCGSDRLSPDSWGRLRGQGIPGHPQNPKEKTGWTKRRGQSAQRDDRGLREEETLDRKTVLLKYLREVLESNHSAGSTAVQKTRGFFRSCLDTRSIDTAGAEPFLALIQKLGGWAVSGQWNRTDFNSTLSRLMRDYATFPFFNLYVGKDPNETTLGSTKRYIQIDQPDLLIPIEWNSKTLKSQAKTQTLRPFLASCHRYLALLGAVPNSSMIHVGTFISLSSELAVAAAPLQHRLSTGRLYQRMTIRELQSKAPAIDWLSCLQAAFHPLLLTKDDHVLLHNSLYIQQMSRIVSKWLNRRELSTILTVHTFMVLNLLHTLMPALDSRFSDTENTLAVALGHTEGVAPRWKRCVLETERGFPSVLTHLLSERTAHREAEEMIQNIFSSFKSKLNELNRTDGKSFQSVMKKVQSLIPRLWTTNESYTEAVIDQLFSEVTVDTHGFFSNYVQLLSLWQKRQSQLLAEQAEAPDILSVTPFLLGDELLFPMGMFVPPLFHPSYPRAMNYGVMGFLIAKDILHLILPDIYSQSETVHAVGDCVWDHYLTVTETAGRGGAFPLSAAQQQEVWLQYSALQIALQAYRLSLENDPGDTSISGLSHTRLFLTSFSQVNCDSDPYRDFMPLQPSFLITVICAESDLCPAGLQCPNRTQKHSLRTC
- the kel gene encoding kell blood group glycoprotein isoform X6, whose amino-acid sequence is MSETPIELEPQLSVQPSSQPEPDGGLRPPSLLPQPFPTQDPPHNTQIQQTQIQIQESNPGHQAKPVWINHRRLLLFGLSLCAVILGFIFKHHNPQDRRTDQEGKAVTPCFSPACQLASARLSLSADPFTQPCDYFLSTCGSDRLSPDSWGRLRGQGIPGHPQNPKEKTGWTKRRGQSAQRDDRGLREEETLDRKTVLLKYLREVLESNHSAGSTAVQKTRGFFRSCLDTRSIDTAGAEPFLALIQKLGGWAVSGQWNRTDFNSTLSRLMRDYATFPFFNLYVGKDPNETTLGSTKRYIQIDQPDLLIPIEWNSKTLKSQAKTQTLRPFLASCHRYLALLGAVPNSSMIHVGTFISLSSELAVAAAPLQHRLSTGRLYQRMTIRELQAAFHPLLLTKDDHVLLHNSLYIQQMSRIVSKWLNRRELSTILTVHTFMVLNLLHTLMPALDSRFSDTENTLAVALGHTEGVAPRWKRCVLETERGFPSVLTHLLSERTAHREAEEMIQNIFSSFKSKLNELNRTDGKSFQSVMKKVQSLIPRLWTTNESYTEAVIDQLFSEVTVDTHGFFSNYVQLLSLWQKRQSQLLAEQAEAPDILSVTPFLLGDELLFPMGMFVPPLFHPSYPRAMNYGVMGFLIAKDILHLILPDIYSQSETVHAVGDCVWDHYLTVTETAGRGGAFPLSAAQQQEVWLQYSALQIALQAYRLSLENDPGDTSISGLSHTRLFLTSFSQVNCDSDPYRDFMPLQPSFLITVICAESDLCPAGLQCPNRTQKHSLRTC
- the kel gene encoding kell blood group glycoprotein isoform X4 — protein: MSETPIELEPQLSVQPSSQPEPDGGLRPPSLLPQPFPTQDPPHNTQIQQTQIQIQESNPGHQAKPVWINHRRLLLFGLSLCAVILGFIFKHHNPQDRRTDQEGKVTPCFSPACQLASARLSLSADPFTQPCDYFLSTCGSDRLSPDSWGRLRGQGIPGHPQNPKEKTGWTKRRGQSAQRDDRGLREEETLDRKTVLLKYLREVLESNHSAGSTAVQKTRGFFRSCLDTRSIDTAGAEPFLALIQKLGGWAVSGQWNRTDFNSTLSRLMRDYATFPFFNLYVGKDPNETTLGSTKRYIQIDQPDLLIPIEWNSKTLKSQAKTQTLRPFLASCHRYLALLGAVPNSSMIHVGTFISLSSELAVAAAPLQHRLSTGRLYQRMTIRELQSKAPAIDWLSCLQAAFHPLLLTKDDHVLLHNSLYIQQMSRIVSKWLNRRELSTILTVHTFMVLNLLHTLMPALDSRFSDTENTLAVALGHTEGVAPRWKRCVLETERGFPSVLTHLLSERTAHREAEEMIQNIFSSFKSKLNELNRTDGKSFQSVMKKVQSLIPRLWTTNESYTEAVIDQLFSEVTVDTHGFFSNYVQLLSLWQKRQSQLLAEQAEAPDILSVTPFLLGDELLFPMGMFVPPLFHPSYPRAMNYGVMGFLIAKDILHLILPDIYSQSETVHAVGDCVWDHYLTVTETAGRGGAFPLSAAQQQEVWLQYSALQIALQAYRLSLENDPGDTSISGLSHTRLFLTSFSQVNCDSDPYRDFMPLQPSFLITVICAESDLCPAGLQCPNRTQKHSLRTC